In a single window of the Micromonospora sp. WMMD1155 genome:
- a CDS encoding polymorphic toxin-type HINT domain-containing protein: MGLRALWAFVVLALIVQTAGSGVAAQAASTDMSITAIRGVVVLDAIKGTPSIRRAAETALLGTDQDLRTYYDTGFTAAQQADQRAAAQSLAAMDGPSMRAAALNVLNGSPSEIESFVQGGWTSAWNADERLRAYRLIESGGPTVRAAAQRAIEGGTETVASFLSDGLDAAEHADDRLAATRMLTGAPNASGPVLNAAASTALNGTPEDLREFLRWGQFVARARDAELASIKSLTEQAKQAGETTSREANLAEESSTRAGNAAAEAKKAAQAAEAEARAAGGDAKKASAAAGRAADAAEGAASAAREAIAASNAAMRAARVAADASRKATTAAALTAQAAAKAQRAASAARLNAGDARLAREAAEAARDAAAKAKELEQVRAERDRALAQAGAASASAKLASQNADAAGVAADQASRQSGVSQQQAQRARNAAAQARRAAATADRAADRAEALARQAREASEEAFAYAKSAAQHADNAVTQAIAAADAAERGQLSAAEAATHAAAAVDAANVAVNAANQAVELEALARQEDVDRLAEWKEQGIHAAQDALLAEQEAIAEGGELNAWNRSLLWDTAEEDRVDAATRALLNEATAAGTSPAVAVDRGRRAAVALLTTGGEWTKDAAQDALAGTDAEVLLWLTEGRRAAVGQDDRARTWRLIDTLPDGNEKTAAQTALGGDDAAVETFLRTRNYAGKVTKDRQTVYAMLPGAGPNLTAAANAALAGTSAQLHQFIRTGQYPARAADDRIEIYRVIDAGGPEVKAAGEVALNGPASYLSYFLASGRYDAAQRDLEQAAHIQTVHKLIAEAQQYAQKSVEDANRAMEAAKRAQGYASEANAAKARADAAAAQAITFSNQAQASAQDAKRSADQAAQSAVTARDASNRAQASAAAASRSAATATAAAQRARNDAAAALAAKRDARAAADAAGADAAAAARAAKEASDLYAERLKQAEKDRRSTVPGSGPGGEGTAADAHKTWGCLSLDPSNLSKECLTVFKDFADALINPAKCAAPANKDITGCSMLGDLKQFVAENKDILLDILQFTLMACGLIPGAGEVCDGIDAAVSFGRGDWLGGLLSLGSAIPVAGWLATGAKAWKNSDRFRNVQKILDKLRRPAVDCNSFVAGTRVLLANGRFRDIEDVEAGEKVVATDPIAGRTGVRTVTTLIRGTGVKHLIDISVDQDHDADTAPTVITATDGHPFWVPASKAWVNAGDLVAGSTVENGAGKPVTITALAARDEVTTVFNLTVADMHTYYVAAGNTPLLVHNANCVPAMLDESSEKYVKEKHVQGGPKVEDSKGVFDNTVDLDDLVDEANKCPCNGPNKDGHYEREAKADQPVGRTSKDSGAQITSCYMVVQDRWGGVRTMYPIPCKD; this comes from the coding sequence GCGCCCTATGGGCGTTCGTCGTCCTCGCTCTGATCGTCCAGACCGCCGGCTCCGGCGTGGCCGCCCAGGCGGCCTCGACCGACATGTCGATCACCGCCATCCGCGGCGTCGTCGTGCTCGACGCGATCAAGGGTACGCCGTCGATCCGCCGGGCCGCCGAGACCGCGCTGCTGGGGACCGACCAGGACCTGCGCACCTACTACGACACCGGCTTCACCGCGGCCCAGCAGGCCGACCAGCGGGCCGCCGCGCAGTCGCTGGCCGCCATGGACGGCCCGTCGATGCGGGCCGCCGCGCTCAACGTGCTGAACGGCTCCCCGTCTGAGATCGAGTCCTTCGTGCAGGGTGGCTGGACCTCGGCCTGGAACGCGGACGAGCGCCTGCGGGCATACCGCCTGATCGAGTCCGGTGGTCCCACGGTGCGAGCTGCGGCCCAGCGTGCGATCGAGGGCGGCACCGAGACGGTGGCGTCGTTCCTGTCCGACGGCCTGGACGCCGCCGAGCACGCCGACGACCGGCTGGCGGCGACCCGCATGCTGACCGGCGCCCCCAACGCCAGCGGCCCGGTGCTCAACGCGGCCGCGTCGACGGCGCTCAACGGCACCCCCGAGGATCTGCGGGAGTTCCTGCGCTGGGGTCAGTTCGTGGCCCGGGCCCGTGACGCCGAGCTGGCGTCCATCAAGAGTCTCACCGAGCAGGCCAAGCAGGCCGGCGAGACCACGTCGCGCGAGGCCAACCTGGCCGAGGAGTCGTCGACCCGGGCCGGCAACGCGGCCGCCGAGGCCAAGAAGGCGGCGCAGGCGGCCGAGGCCGAGGCGCGCGCGGCCGGCGGTGACGCGAAGAAGGCGTCGGCCGCGGCCGGCCGGGCCGCGGACGCGGCGGAGGGCGCGGCCAGCGCGGCGCGGGAGGCGATCGCGGCCTCGAACGCGGCGATGCGCGCGGCCAGGGTGGCCGCCGACGCGTCCCGCAAGGCGACCACCGCGGCCGCGCTGACCGCGCAGGCGGCGGCCAAGGCGCAGCGGGCCGCCTCGGCGGCTCGGCTGAACGCCGGCGACGCCCGGCTGGCCCGCGAGGCGGCCGAGGCCGCCCGCGACGCGGCGGCCAAGGCGAAGGAGCTGGAGCAGGTCCGCGCGGAGCGGGACCGGGCCCTGGCCCAGGCCGGCGCCGCGTCGGCGTCGGCCAAACTGGCCAGCCAGAACGCGGATGCCGCGGGTGTCGCCGCGGACCAGGCGAGCCGGCAGTCGGGGGTGTCGCAGCAGCAGGCGCAGCGGGCCCGCAACGCGGCCGCGCAGGCGCGCCGCGCGGCGGCGACCGCGGACCGGGCGGCCGATCGGGCCGAGGCCCTCGCGCGGCAGGCGCGGGAGGCTTCCGAGGAGGCGTTCGCGTACGCCAAGTCGGCCGCGCAGCACGCCGACAACGCCGTCACGCAGGCGATCGCGGCGGCCGACGCGGCCGAACGCGGTCAGCTGTCCGCGGCCGAGGCGGCCACGCACGCGGCGGCCGCGGTGGACGCCGCGAACGTCGCGGTGAACGCGGCCAACCAGGCGGTGGAGCTCGAGGCGCTGGCCCGGCAGGAGGACGTGGACCGCCTGGCCGAGTGGAAAGAGCAGGGCATCCATGCCGCCCAGGACGCGCTGCTGGCCGAGCAGGAGGCCATCGCCGAGGGCGGTGAGCTGAACGCCTGGAACCGCTCGCTGCTGTGGGACACAGCCGAGGAGGACCGCGTCGACGCGGCCACCCGGGCCCTGCTCAACGAAGCGACCGCAGCCGGCACCTCGCCTGCGGTGGCGGTCGACCGGGGTCGCCGGGCGGCCGTCGCGCTGCTCACCACCGGTGGCGAGTGGACCAAGGACGCGGCCCAAGACGCCCTGGCCGGCACCGACGCCGAGGTCCTGCTCTGGCTGACCGAGGGCCGGCGGGCCGCGGTCGGGCAGGACGACCGGGCCCGGACCTGGCGGCTGATCGACACGCTGCCCGACGGCAACGAGAAGACCGCGGCGCAGACCGCGCTCGGCGGCGACGACGCGGCCGTGGAGACGTTCCTGCGGACGCGCAACTACGCCGGCAAGGTGACCAAGGACCGCCAGACGGTCTACGCGATGCTCCCCGGCGCCGGGCCGAACCTGACCGCGGCGGCCAACGCGGCGCTGGCCGGCACCTCGGCCCAGTTGCACCAGTTCATCCGCACGGGGCAATACCCGGCCCGGGCTGCCGATGACCGCATCGAGATCTACCGCGTGATCGACGCCGGCGGTCCCGAGGTCAAGGCGGCCGGCGAGGTGGCCCTGAACGGCCCGGCCTCGTACCTGTCGTACTTCCTGGCCAGCGGCCGGTACGACGCGGCCCAGCGTGACCTCGAGCAGGCGGCGCACATCCAGACCGTGCACAAGCTGATCGCCGAGGCCCAGCAGTACGCGCAGAAGTCGGTCGAGGACGCCAACCGGGCGATGGAGGCGGCCAAGCGGGCGCAGGGCTACGCCAGCGAGGCGAACGCGGCCAAGGCCCGCGCGGACGCAGCCGCGGCCCAGGCGATCACCTTCTCCAACCAGGCCCAGGCTTCGGCCCAGGACGCCAAGCGGTCGGCCGACCAGGCGGCGCAGTCGGCCGTGACCGCCCGCGACGCGTCCAACCGGGCCCAGGCCAGCGCCGCCGCGGCCTCCCGGTCAGCAGCCACCGCGACCGCGGCCGCGCAGCGTGCGCGCAACGACGCCGCCGCGGCGCTGGCGGCCAAGCGGGACGCCCGCGCGGCCGCCGACGCGGCCGGGGCGGACGCCGCCGCGGCGGCCCGGGCCGCGAAGGAAGCGTCCGACCTCTACGCCGAGCGCCTCAAGCAGGCCGAGAAGGACCGGCGCAGCACCGTGCCCGGCAGCGGTCCGGGTGGGGAGGGCACCGCGGCCGACGCCCACAAGACGTGGGGCTGTCTGTCGCTGGACCCGTCGAACCTGTCCAAGGAGTGCCTGACGGTCTTCAAGGACTTCGCCGACGCCCTGATCAACCCGGCCAAGTGCGCCGCGCCGGCCAACAAGGACATCACCGGGTGCTCGATGTTGGGCGACCTCAAGCAGTTCGTCGCGGAGAACAAGGACATCCTCCTCGACATCCTGCAGTTCACCCTGATGGCCTGCGGTCTGATCCCGGGCGCGGGCGAGGTCTGCGACGGCATCGACGCGGCGGTGTCGTTCGGCCGCGGCGACTGGCTCGGCGGCCTGCTGTCGCTGGGCTCGGCCATCCCGGTCGCGGGCTGGCTGGCGACCGGGGCCAAGGCGTGGAAGAACTCAGACCGGTTCCGTAACGTCCAGAAGATCCTCGACAAGCTCCGACGACCGGCGGTGGACTGCAACAGCTTCGTGGCCGGCACCCGCGTGCTGCTCGCCAACGGGCGCTTCCGGGACATCGAGGACGTCGAGGCCGGCGAAAAGGTGGTGGCCACCGATCCGATCGCCGGGCGCACCGGGGTCCGGACGGTGACCACACTGATCCGTGGCACCGGCGTCAAACATCTGATCGACATATCCGTCGACCAGGACCACGACGCCGACACGGCACCGACCGTCATCACCGCCACCGACGGCCACCCGTTCTGGGTACCGGCCTCGAAGGCGTGGGTCAACGCCGGTGACCTGGTGGCCGGCTCGACCGTGGAGAACGGGGCCGGCAAGCCGGTCACGATCACCGCGCTGGCGGCGCGGGACGAGGTGACCACCGTCTTCAACCTCACCGTGGCCGACATGCACACCTACTACGTGGCGGCCGGCAACACGCCGCTGCTGGTGCACAACGCCAACTGCGTCCCGGCGATGCTCGACGAGTCCTCCGAGAAGTACGTCAAGGAGAAGCACGTGCAGGGCGGGCCGAAGGTCGAGGACAGCAAGGGCGTCTTCGACAACACGGTGGATCTCGACGATCTCGTCGACGAGGCGAACAAGTGCCCGTGCAACGGACCGAACAAGGACGGCCACTACGAGCGTGAGGCGAAGGCCGACCAGCCGGTCGGTCGGACGTCGAAGGACAGTGGCGCACAGATCACGAGTTGTTACATGGTGGTTCAGGACAGGTGGGGCGGCGTGCGAACGATGTACCCGATTCCCTGCAAGGACTGA
- a CDS encoding nitrate/nitrite transporter translates to MTTAVTGNIEQDRRSLTLRGHWIDDWRPEDPLFWERRGSRIARRNLIFSIYSEHIGFSIWTMWSVLVLFLGPQYGIDPAGKFLLTAVPALVGSVLRIPYTLAVARFGGRNWTIISAALLLIPSLLGALLIQPGVSYSTLMLIAALAGVGGGNFASSMANINAFYPDRLKGWALGINAGGGNLGVAAVQLVGLFVLAVLGADNPGIVAGIYVPAIVLAALGSALFMDNLTHARNEKRAMRDVTREPHTWIMSLLYIGTFGSFIGFGFAFGQVLQVQFADTFDTPVKAAYLTFLGPLLGSLIRPVGGVLADRLGGARVTFVNFVAMAVGASIVLLASQQRSLPLYLVGFIALFVFSGVGNGSTYKMIPAIFRAKCGVQVTAAGAADPHDRAAEHEARRLSGALIGVAGAIGAFGGVLVNLAFRQSFLTYQTADAAYIAFIVFYAICFVITWFVYLRPSSARLEGV, encoded by the coding sequence ATGACCACGGCGGTAACCGGCAACATCGAGCAGGACCGGCGCAGCCTGACCCTCCGCGGACACTGGATCGACGACTGGCGACCCGAGGACCCCCTCTTCTGGGAACGCCGGGGGTCCCGTATCGCCCGACGCAATCTGATCTTCTCCATCTACTCCGAACACATCGGCTTCTCCATCTGGACGATGTGGTCGGTACTGGTGCTGTTCCTCGGGCCGCAGTACGGCATCGACCCGGCCGGGAAATTCCTGCTCACCGCCGTGCCCGCACTGGTCGGGTCGGTACTGCGGATCCCGTACACCCTCGCCGTGGCCCGGTTCGGCGGCCGCAACTGGACGATCATCAGTGCGGCGCTGCTGCTGATCCCGAGCCTGCTCGGCGCGCTCCTGATCCAGCCCGGCGTCTCGTACTCGACGCTGATGCTCATCGCCGCGCTGGCCGGCGTCGGTGGCGGGAACTTCGCCTCCTCGATGGCGAACATCAACGCCTTCTACCCAGACCGGCTCAAGGGCTGGGCGCTCGGCATCAACGCCGGCGGCGGCAACCTCGGCGTCGCCGCGGTCCAACTCGTCGGCCTGTTCGTGCTGGCAGTCCTGGGGGCGGACAATCCCGGCATCGTCGCCGGCATCTACGTTCCGGCGATCGTGCTGGCCGCACTCGGATCCGCGCTGTTCATGGACAACCTCACCCACGCCCGCAACGAGAAGCGGGCCATGCGCGACGTCACCCGCGAACCGCACACCTGGATCATGTCTCTGCTCTACATCGGCACGTTCGGGTCGTTCATCGGCTTCGGGTTCGCCTTCGGCCAGGTGCTCCAGGTGCAGTTCGCCGACACCTTCGACACCCCGGTGAAGGCCGCATACCTGACGTTCCTCGGACCGCTGCTCGGCTCGCTCATCCGTCCCGTGGGCGGTGTCCTGGCCGACCGGCTCGGCGGGGCCCGGGTCACCTTCGTGAACTTCGTGGCGATGGCGGTCGGCGCGTCGATCGTCCTGCTCGCCTCCCAGCAACGCTCGCTGCCGTTGTACCTGGTCGGCTTCATCGCACTCTTCGTGTTCAGCGGCGTCGGCAACGGCTCGACGTACAAGATGATCCCGGCGATCTTCCGGGCCAAGTGCGGTGTGCAGGTGACCGCCGCCGGCGCGGCCGACCCGCACGACCGGGCGGCGGAGCACGAGGCACGGCGCCTCTCCGGCGCGCTCATCGGCGTCGCCGGTGCCATCGGCGCGTTCGGCGGAGTCCTCGTCAATCTGGCCTTCCGGCAGTCGTTCCTCACCTACCAGACCGCGGATGCGGCCTACATCGCCTTCATCGTCTTCTACGCGATCTGCTTCGTCATCACCTGGTTCGTGTACCTACGCCCGTCGTCCGCTCGACTCGAGGGCGTCTGA